The nucleotide sequence TTTTGGGCTGGCATAGTTCAAATAGGTACGGCACGGTGTTGGCCGTGCTTCATATGCTACACAAGTGTTTGTTTTTGTATCTAACATTGGACAAGGTAATTGCTTAGCAATATATTGATGTTTGAAGTCAGGATTTTCTTGAAAATCTAGCTGACATGCTGATTCAATTTCAGGCTGTTGTTCCTCAAAATAGCGTTTTAAATGATTTAAAATCCCCTGTCTTTCATCCTCAGGCAAATGTTTGATATGCTGAAGAATAATTTTAGCTTCAAGCTTCGTAACAATAATTGGAAAGTAACAGCAATGGGCACAGCCGATAAAACAAGTCGGCTTAATATCAGCTTTTGCCTCAATCTTTTCAATTTCATTATCCAATGTTTTCAATAGCTGAAGATAAGCTTGAAGCACAAGCTCATCCGCAGAAGATTCTTCATCCTGCAAAAGCTCATCGATTTTATCATAAAATGACGAATCATCCGGCATATATTTTTCATTTATATCACGACATACTGTAAGAATTTCTTCGTATGTTAGAGGCTGCTTCATATGACTCACTCCTTAAAAAGCGTACAATACGAAAATACGCAACCTCTATCATACAGGAAAAACGAAAAAAACAATAGAGGTCTACTTTTTGCAAGCTGATACAGAACTTTGAGCGAGAAATAAAAAGTCCACCTAAGCCTACGGGGCTCCGTTTACTTAGATGGAAGATGATTAAGTGTGTAATACTTTTTTTGTTTCATTAGAGGGTTTGTAGGTTTGCTTTTCTAATTCAATCGAAAAGGTTGTGTAAGAAGGATTGGAATCTAAGCAAATACAGCCGCCGTGCTTTTCAATAATTTGCTTGCAAACAAACAGGCCAATTCCAGTACCGAGCTCTTTTGTTGTGAAAAAAGGTTCGAAAATGGTTTTTTTAGCGGTTCCTTCA is from Bacillus tianshenii and encodes:
- a CDS encoding YkgJ family cysteine cluster protein; translated protein: MKQPLTYEEILTVCRDINEKYMPDDSSFYDKIDELLQDEESSADELVLQAYLQLLKTLDNEIEKIEAKADIKPTCFIGCAHCCYFPIIVTKLEAKIILQHIKHLPEDERQGILNHLKRYFEEQQPEIESACQLDFQENPDFKHQYIAKQLPCPMLDTKTNTCVAYEARPTPCRTYLNYASPKVCADNLVPKEPFSYEFLHEYYFQALNELIQALLYGGEEMKTLNYPDDLFEYDYLPNHLKRELNL